The genomic DNA AAAAAAGAGCCGGCCTGTAAGCCGGGTTCTGTCGGGGACAGTCATTCATCTGGGATGCACGTCACCGCGCACCTCATGCGACCTACCCGGGAGCGATGCGGGCGACATCATGGCTCCTCTATTTGGTCTTGCTCCGAGTGGGGTTTACCCTGCCGCGAGGTGTTGCCACCCGCGCGGTGCGCTCTTACCGCACCATTTCACCCTTACCTGTCGCCGGCATTGCCGCCGGCGCCATCGGCGGTATCTTTTCTGTGGCACTTTCCGTCGGCTCACGCCGCCCAGGCGTTACCTGGCACTCTGCCCTGTGGAGCCCGGACTTTCCTCCCCAGGCGCGGGGCCTGGCGCGACTGTCCGGCCGGCTCTTGGAAACAAGCTACAGGCTTTTCGCCTGTCGGTGCAAGCTTTTATTCGTCATCTGGGGGATTGGACAACAGGTGACGGTAAAGCGCGTTCTTTTTGTAACCGGTGATTCTGGCCGCCAGGGCGGCGGCCTGGCTGGCGGGCAGGGCTTGGGCCAACTCATTCAGCACGTTCAGCGTGGCGGCAGGGATTTCATCGCCTTTGGGCGGCGGCGCGCCACCTGCCACCAACACGCACTCGCCCCTGCCTTGCTCGGGCCGGGCCGCCACCCAATCGCGCAAGCCCGCTGCAGTGTCGCTTTGCACGGTTTCGAAGCGCTTGGTGAGTTCCCGGGCGAGCACGAGCGACCGGTCCGCGCCAAAAATGTCGGCCATGTCCCCCAAACATTCCACCAAGCGCCGCCCCGCTTCAAAAAACACCAGCGTGCGGGCTTCGTCCCGCAAAGCCTCCAAAACGCGCCGGCGGGCACCGGCTTTGGCGGGTAAAAAGCCTTCGAACACAAAGCGATCAGTGGGCAGACCCGCCACCGAGAGGGCAGCCATCACAGCGCTGGGGCCGGGAACGGAAACCACTTCCACCCCGGCCTCCCGCGCCGCCCGCACCAGATGGAAACCGGGATCGCTGACCAGCGGCGTGCCGGCGTCGCTGATGAGGGCCACCGATTCCCCCGCCTGCAGGCGCCGGACCAAACGGGGCGCAAGCCGGCGCTCCACATGATCATGATAGGCCACCATGGGCGTGTCGATGCCGAAATGGCGCAGCAGGGGGGCGCTGTGGCGGGTGTCCTCGGCCGCGATCAGCGCCACAGTCTGCAAGATCTCAACGGCCCGCGGACTCATGTCCCCGAGGTTGCCGATGGGGGTGGCGACGATGTACAGGCGCCCGCAATCATTCGCCATAGCGACTCAGCCCTTGAAAGTGGCGCGATTCCGCGCCGCCCCAGAATTCACAGCCCCTTCGCGCGGCGGGCATTCCCCTCCCTCTCACTCAACCCCGAGCTTCGGCCACGGCAAAGCTCACCTGCAAACGGGACCCAGGTACCCAGCCGCATTGACAGAAGGCGGTGGGCTAAAGATACTGTGGCCTTACCGCTTAAGGACAAGCTCAGCCTGCATTGGTCAGGGCCCGCCATCTTAACACCATGCCCCTGGGACACCCAATCAAGAGTCACCGCCTGACCACCGCCCTGCTGTTGGCATTACTGGCCGCCTGCGCCACAGCGCCACCGCCGCCGCCCCCCCCGACACCGGTCAGCGAGCTTAAGGCCCAGGCCGAAGCCGCGCGGGCCGCCAAACAGTATTCCCAGGCCGCCCTCATTTACCAGAAGCTGGCACTCAGGGTCAGCGGGGAGGACCGGCAGCAGTTCCTGCTGAACGCGGCCCAGGCTTATCTGGACGGCCAGCGGACGGGAGAGGCCGGCAAGGTGCTGCAATCCCTGGTGCCGCAAAAGCTGAGCGACCGCAAACTGGACCGCTATGTGCTGTTGCAGGCGCGGCTGGCGCTGTTGGAACAGCGCTACCAGGATGTGCCCCGGCTGCTCCAGCCGGTTTTGCGGGACGACACCCCCGCCGCGGACCGGGCCCAGATTCATTTGCTCAGGGCCCAGGCTTATGCCCGCCTGGGTCACAACATCGAGGCAGTGCGCGAG from Gammaproteobacteria bacterium includes the following:
- the rsmI gene encoding 16S rRNA (cytidine(1402)-2'-O)-methyltransferase, with protein sequence MANDCGRLYIVATPIGNLGDMSPRAVEILQTVALIAAEDTRHSAPLLRHFGIDTPMVAYHDHVERRLAPRLVRRLQAGESVALISDAGTPLVSDPGFHLVRAAREAGVEVVSVPGPSAVMAALSVAGLPTDRFVFEGFLPAKAGARRRVLEALRDEARTLVFFEAGRRLVECLGDMADIFGADRSLVLARELTKRFETVQSDTAAGLRDWVAARPEQGRGECVLVAGGAPPPKGDEIPAATLNVLNELAQALPASQAAALAARITGYKKNALYRHLLSNPPDDE